The following proteins are encoded in a genomic region of Tenacibaculum sp. 190524A05c:
- a CDS encoding competence/damage-inducible protein A, with amino-acid sequence MKAEIITIGDEILIGQIIDTNSQWIGKELNKIGVSVYQITSIQDERQHILNALKEAQNRVDVVIITGGLGPTKDDITKKTIAEYFNDTEIVEYPEVIDNIKYLFKKINHPFNEVQKYQAHLPSKATLLMNRLGTAPGMWFYEDETVFVSLPGVPYEMRGLMTYEVLPKIQEQFDLPYILHKTILTYGQGESVIASTIEDFENNLPHNIKLAYLPSFGKVRLRLSGKDDNLENLKSVLNKEVEKLTALVSDIFVGYEDEGAIESQVGKFLKAHDLTICTAESMTGGKIASTLVSVPGSSSYFKGGFVVYTSKLKEDLLDVPSSLIVENTVVSKEVAEVMALNARKKVNTDFAISITGNAGPTTDHNDKDVGLVYIGIADKNGVEVHEYNFGKPREKVINKTVNKALELILRKNMKN; translated from the coding sequence ATGAAAGCAGAAATTATAACTATTGGAGATGAAATTCTAATAGGTCAAATTATAGATACAAATTCACAATGGATTGGTAAGGAACTAAATAAAATTGGAGTATCAGTTTATCAGATTACTTCTATCCAAGATGAAAGGCAACACATCCTAAACGCTTTAAAAGAAGCGCAAAATAGAGTAGATGTTGTGATTATTACTGGAGGTTTAGGACCAACAAAAGACGATATTACAAAAAAGACTATTGCAGAATATTTTAACGATACAGAAATTGTTGAGTATCCAGAAGTAATAGATAATATTAAATATTTATTCAAAAAGATTAATCATCCATTTAACGAAGTTCAAAAGTATCAAGCACATTTGCCATCCAAAGCAACTTTGTTAATGAATAGGTTAGGAACTGCTCCTGGTATGTGGTTCTATGAAGACGAGACAGTTTTTGTTTCGTTACCTGGAGTTCCTTATGAAATGAGAGGTTTAATGACCTATGAAGTGCTGCCTAAAATTCAAGAACAATTCGACTTACCGTATATATTACATAAAACGATTCTAACTTATGGACAAGGAGAAAGCGTTATAGCAAGTACAATTGAAGATTTTGAGAATAATTTACCTCATAATATAAAATTAGCCTATTTACCTTCTTTTGGAAAGGTGCGTTTGCGTTTAAGTGGTAAAGATGATAATCTTGAAAATTTAAAGAGCGTCTTAAATAAAGAAGTAGAGAAACTGACAGCATTAGTCTCTGATATTTTTGTCGGTTATGAAGATGAAGGAGCAATTGAAAGTCAAGTTGGTAAATTTTTGAAGGCTCATGACCTTACTATTTGTACAGCAGAAAGTATGACAGGAGGAAAAATAGCTTCAACTTTGGTTTCAGTTCCAGGTTCTTCATCATATTTTAAAGGAGGTTTTGTGGTATATACTTCTAAGTTAAAAGAAGATCTTTTAGATGTTCCAAGTTCATTGATCGTGGAAAATACGGTAGTAAGTAAAGAAGTTGCTGAAGTGATGGCACTTAATGCAAGAAAAAAAGTGAACACAGATTTTGCAATTTCAATAACGGGGAACGCAGGACCAACAACAGATCATAATGATAAGGACGTAGGATTGGTATATATTGGTATTGCTGATAAAAATGGAGTAGAGGTGCATGAATATAACTTTGGTAAGCCAAGAGAAAAAGTAATTAATAAAACCGTTAATAAAGCTTTAGAATTGATTCTGAGAAAGAATATGAAAAATTAA
- the rpmB gene encoding 50S ribosomal protein L28 gives MSRVCELTGKKAMVGNNVSHALNRTKRKFNANLMTKRFYIPEEDKWVTLKVSASALKNINKKGISAVIKEAREKGFLTK, from the coding sequence ATGTCTAGAGTTTGTGAATTAACAGGAAAAAAAGCGATGGTAGGGAACAATGTATCTCACGCTTTAAATAGAACAAAAAGAAAATTCAACGCTAATTTAATGACTAAGCGTTTTTATATTCCGGAAGAAGATAAATGGGTAACATTAAAAGTATCTGCTTCTGCATTAAAAAATATTAATAAGAAAGGAATTTCTGCTGTAATTAAGGAGGCTCGTGAAAAAGGCTTCTTAACAAAGTAA
- the rpmG gene encoding 50S ribosomal protein L33, with protein MAKKGNRVQVILECTEHKASGQPGTSRYITTKNKKNTPDRMELKKFNPILKKMTVHKEIK; from the coding sequence ATGGCAAAAAAAGGAAACAGAGTTCAGGTTATTTTAGAGTGTACTGAGCACAAAGCTTCTGGTCAACCAGGAACTTCTCGTTACATCACAACAAAGAATAAAAAGAATACTCCAGATAGAATGGAATTAAAGAAATTTAATCCAATCTTGAAGAAGATGACAGTTCATAAAGAAATTAAATAA
- a CDS encoding DUF4295 domain-containing protein — MAKKSVATLQTGSKRLTKAIKMVKSPKSGAYTFVEAIMDPTQVNDFLAKK; from the coding sequence ATGGCAAAGAAATCAGTAGCAACGTTACAAACGGGTTCGAAAAGATTAACTAAGGCTATCAAAATGGTTAAGTCTCCAAAGTCTGGTGCTTACACTTTTGTTGAGGCTATTATGGATCCTACACAAGTAAATGACTTTTTAGCAAAAAAGTAA
- the ftsY gene encoding signal recognition particle-docking protein FtsY, which yields MSFFKKIFSKEKKETLDKGLEKSKDSFFSKLSKAVAGKSKVDDDVLDNLEEVLVSSDVGVNTTLKIIDRIEERVARDKYLGTEELNQILREEIAGLLSETNVGNETEFTIPENKKPYVLMVVGVNGVGKTTTIGKLASQFKKKGLKVVLGAADTFRAAAIDQLQVWADRVEVPIVRQEMGSDPASVAFDTLQSGVNQDADVIIIDTAGRLHNKVNLMNELSKIKRVMQKVVGDAPHDVLLVLDGSTGQNAFEQAKQFTKATEVTSLAVTKLDGTAKGGVVIGISDQFQIPVKYIGVGEGIDDLQVFNKYEFVDSFFK from the coding sequence ATGAGTTTTTTTAAAAAAATATTCTCCAAAGAAAAGAAGGAAACATTAGATAAAGGTTTAGAGAAATCTAAAGACAGTTTTTTCTCAAAACTTTCTAAAGCCGTTGCAGGAAAATCTAAAGTAGATGATGATGTTTTAGATAATTTAGAAGAGGTTTTAGTTTCTTCTGATGTTGGAGTAAATACTACACTAAAAATTATCGATAGAATCGAGGAACGTGTTGCTCGTGATAAATATTTAGGTACTGAAGAGTTAAATCAAATTTTAAGAGAAGAAATTGCAGGTTTACTTTCAGAAACAAATGTTGGAAATGAGACAGAATTTACCATTCCTGAAAATAAAAAGCCATATGTTTTAATGGTGGTTGGTGTAAATGGAGTTGGTAAAACAACTACTATTGGTAAGCTTGCTTCTCAGTTCAAGAAAAAAGGATTAAAAGTAGTTTTAGGGGCTGCAGATACATTTAGAGCAGCAGCAATTGATCAGCTGCAAGTTTGGGCGGATAGAGTAGAAGTTCCAATCGTTCGTCAAGAAATGGGATCAGATCCTGCTTCAGTTGCATTTGATACATTACAGTCAGGAGTAAATCAAGATGCAGACGTAATTATTATTGATACTGCTGGTCGTTTACATAATAAAGTAAACTTAATGAATGAGCTTTCTAAAATTAAACGTGTAATGCAAAAAGTTGTTGGAGATGCTCCTCACGATGTATTATTAGTTTTAGATGGTTCAACTGGTCAAAACGCTTTTGAACAAGCAAAACAATTTACAAAAGCTACAGAAGTTACTTCGTTAGCGGTAACAAAACTTGACGGAACAGCAAAAGGTGGAGTTGTAATTGGAATTTCTGATCAGTTTCAAATTCCAGTAAAATATATTGGAGTGGGAGAAGGAATTGATGATTTACAGGTATTTAATAAATATGAATTTGTAGATAGTTTTTTCAAATAG
- a CDS encoding serine hydrolase domain-containing protein encodes MRAFFLLQFFFTILFSSAQKDKILTQETLNEITEFIEQKRDFYNSPSIAVAITDENKTIYLKHFGNAKKGDRYLVGSISKSFTALLTLLLEKQGKLKLQDPVSKHLKWFEYKNKRISDKITIEDLLRHTSGISTEMGRTFKTDSSFDYETYYSKTLKKLEIRNTPKQPFIYSNVNYRLLGLIIEKVTQKKFKDCLQSYITSPLKLTETSANTNIDLINSYQYFLYYPILKFNSELHPQEAPSGLISSSADDMASYLRHIMNGYNNNPNSELNTKTIQQLFSRKENKKLPYGLGWFVNNDSSVFYHGGTNKSFESQMYIVPALNKGIVVLVNSNQAPDVEIINGIYGILLGKGFYNNSSFPYYRHLPIMVFMLFLLFLFQLWKWKKSKFPKSISRKTTPNIALALGILIAMGIIIYIPKSNGVSLQTSISFDPTSGYSIILISLLLASISVLVYFNSGLKSKR; translated from the coding sequence ATGAGAGCCTTTTTTCTGCTACAATTCTTTTTCACTATTTTATTTTCTTCAGCTCAAAAGGATAAAATATTAACTCAAGAAACTCTAAATGAAATTACCGAATTCATTGAACAAAAAAGAGATTTTTACAACTCACCAAGTATTGCTGTTGCAATAACTGATGAAAACAAAACTATTTATTTAAAACACTTTGGAAATGCAAAAAAAGGCGATCGATATTTAGTTGGTTCTATTTCCAAATCGTTTACAGCTTTATTAACACTTTTATTGGAAAAACAAGGGAAACTGAAGTTACAAGATCCAGTATCAAAACATTTAAAATGGTTCGAGTATAAAAACAAGAGAATTTCTGATAAGATTACTATTGAAGATTTGCTCCGTCATACTTCAGGAATTTCAACCGAAATGGGTAGAACTTTTAAAACAGACTCGAGTTTTGACTATGAAACATACTACTCTAAAACTTTAAAAAAACTAGAGATAAGAAACACACCTAAACAACCATTTATATATTCAAACGTAAACTACAGATTATTAGGATTAATAATAGAAAAAGTAACCCAAAAGAAATTTAAAGACTGTTTACAATCTTACATTACTTCTCCTTTAAAATTAACAGAAACTTCGGCGAATACAAATATTGATTTGATAAATAGTTACCAATATTTTCTGTATTATCCTATTTTAAAATTTAATTCAGAACTTCATCCTCAAGAAGCTCCCTCAGGTTTAATTTCAAGCTCTGCGGATGATATGGCCTCTTATTTACGTCATATAATGAACGGTTACAATAATAACCCAAACTCAGAACTAAACACAAAAACAATACAACAACTATTTAGTAGAAAAGAAAATAAAAAATTACCTTATGGATTAGGATGGTTTGTGAATAATGACTCCTCTGTTTTTTATCACGGTGGCACAAATAAGAGCTTTGAATCACAGATGTATATAGTCCCTGCTCTTAACAAAGGGATTGTAGTTCTAGTCAATTCGAATCAAGCTCCTGATGTAGAAATTATTAATGGAATATATGGCATTCTTCTAGGAAAAGGATTTTATAATAATTCCTCATTTCCCTATTACCGACACTTACCTATTATGGTGTTTATGTTATTTCTTCTCTTCTTGTTTCAATTATGGAAATGGAAAAAATCAAAATTTCCTAAAAGTATATCTAGAAAAACAACACCAAATATTGCCCTAGCTTTAGGTATATTAATTGCAATGGGAATTATAATCTATATTCCAAAATCAAATGGTGTTTCACTACAAACTTCAATATCATTTGATCCTACCAGTGGATATAGCATTATACTTATTTCCTTATTACTAGCATCGATTTCAGTATTAGTGTACTTTAATTCAGGTTTAAAATCAAAAAGATAA
- a CDS encoding LytTR family DNA-binding domain-containing protein produces the protein MNKLNPSIKHHTYVAIFISLWIFIFTYYIRPFDGGSYSLYWWEFLSFGYAIIAFLCYFIVAMIQDSIYRLIERWNIALELLIICVFHFLNLVLTFLYYKSPFLRGIWTFDEYTSGILKSAIIFTPIIIFGRILTLKYLPKEEKNDIQKDHKTNSDNETITVRGEYKLDILKLKKAELVCISKSQNYVEVFFIEKENLNSKLIRSSLKKIQNEFDFLIQVHRSHLINPMHFRSWKTNNSILLTQIEIPVSKNYKVNLDSL, from the coding sequence ATGAATAAGCTCAACCCATCTATTAAACACCATACCTATGTAGCTATTTTTATAAGTCTCTGGATTTTTATATTCACTTATTATATAAGACCATTTGATGGAGGTTCTTATAGTCTTTATTGGTGGGAGTTTTTAAGTTTTGGCTATGCTATAATTGCCTTTCTATGTTATTTTATTGTTGCTATGATTCAAGACAGTATTTATCGATTAATCGAAAGATGGAACATAGCTTTGGAATTACTTATTATTTGTGTTTTTCATTTCCTAAACTTAGTATTGACTTTCCTATATTATAAAAGTCCCTTTTTACGTGGTATTTGGACTTTTGATGAATATACTTCTGGGATATTAAAATCAGCTATAATTTTTACACCTATAATCATTTTTGGTAGAATTCTAACTCTTAAATATCTTCCAAAAGAAGAAAAAAACGACATTCAAAAAGATCATAAAACCAACTCTGATAATGAAACCATAACAGTTCGAGGAGAATACAAATTAGATATTCTGAAGCTTAAAAAAGCTGAATTAGTATGTATTTCAAAATCTCAAAATTATGTGGAAGTATTTTTTATTGAAAAGGAAAATTTGAATTCAAAATTGATAAGATCTTCTTTGAAAAAAATTCAAAATGAGTTTGATTTTCTCATTCAAGTTCATCGATCTCATCTTATAAATCCAATGCATTTTAGATCTTGGAAGACGAATAATTCTATTTTACTTACTCAAATTGAAATTCCAGTTTCAAAAAACTATAAAGTCAACCTTGATTCATTATAA
- a CDS encoding amidase family protein — protein MNKVLTLLFVLFLIGCKQEDKEVKFFKKYDETAELKSQQEHQNPRMKFKLLQSKFLDMNEVFKPFQKELSTFTEEEYSKLKPLIIEQSIPSIQYSIRSGKLSYEKLSLFYLYRIRKFESDSSKYLNAIISLNPEVLKNARKKDSIAKTNNIDNASVFGMPILLKDNINTTGMNTTAGAEVLANNNPEDAFIVSKLKENGALILGKVNLSEWAYYFCSGCPLGYSAVGGQTLNPYGRKVFETGGSSSGSGVATAANYAIATIGTETAGSITSPSSQNSVVGLKPTIGLLSRDGIVPISSTLDTPGPMTKNVMDNYIVLKALLGKDSNDKKSFALEDDQQLFKTSDLKDKNIGVLTSLLNDSIYKSTIEKIRNAGANIVEVSPEQTSLQGFLTLLNIDMKHDLPSYLKGKNMPVSSVQNVIEYNLKDSIMRAPYGQQLFEGIVNDTTTIAQLEVVKQNLKNEGLTYFKDFDEKKLDAILSINNYHAAYSAVAEYPNLTVPMGYKDSGEPISLTFIGKPKTEFTLLELGLAFEKLTQVRKLPKDYE, from the coding sequence GTGAATAAGGTACTAACGCTACTATTTGTTCTTTTTCTAATTGGATGTAAACAAGAAGATAAAGAAGTTAAGTTCTTCAAAAAATATGATGAAACAGCTGAGCTTAAAAGTCAGCAAGAACATCAGAACCCACGTATGAAATTCAAATTGCTTCAATCTAAATTTTTAGATATGAACGAGGTTTTCAAACCTTTTCAAAAGGAATTGTCAACGTTTACAGAAGAAGAATATTCAAAATTAAAACCTTTAATAATTGAACAATCTATTCCTTCAATACAATATTCAATTAGGAGTGGAAAGTTGTCTTATGAGAAACTTTCTTTATTTTATTTATATCGAATTAGAAAATTTGAAAGTGACTCTTCCAAATATTTAAATGCAATTATTAGCTTAAATCCAGAAGTGCTTAAGAATGCCAGAAAAAAGGATAGTATTGCAAAAACAAATAATATTGATAATGCCTCAGTATTTGGTATGCCTATTTTATTGAAAGATAATATCAATACAACAGGAATGAATACTACTGCGGGAGCAGAAGTTCTAGCAAATAATAACCCAGAAGATGCTTTTATCGTAAGTAAACTTAAAGAGAATGGAGCCCTAATTTTGGGTAAAGTTAATTTAAGTGAATGGGCATACTACTTTTGTTCAGGTTGTCCCTTAGGATATAGTGCTGTTGGCGGACAAACTTTAAACCCTTACGGCCGTAAAGTTTTTGAAACTGGTGGTTCAAGTTCTGGTAGTGGTGTAGCCACGGCCGCAAATTATGCTATTGCAACCATTGGAACAGAAACAGCAGGTTCTATTACTTCACCGTCTAGTCAAAATTCAGTAGTAGGGTTGAAACCAACAATTGGTTTATTAAGTAGAGATGGAATTGTTCCAATTTCGAGTACTTTGGATACTCCTGGTCCGATGACAAAGAATGTAATGGACAATTATATTGTATTAAAAGCTTTATTAGGAAAAGACTCAAATGATAAAAAGTCATTTGCGTTGGAGGACGATCAGCAGCTTTTTAAAACTAGTGATTTAAAAGATAAGAATATTGGAGTGTTAACTTCTTTATTGAATGATTCAATCTATAAAAGTACTATTGAAAAAATTAGAAATGCAGGAGCTAATATTGTTGAGGTTTCTCCTGAGCAAACAAGTTTACAAGGTTTTTTAACGTTGTTAAATATCGATATGAAGCATGATTTACCAAGTTATTTAAAAGGTAAAAACATGCCGGTATCTTCAGTTCAAAATGTAATAGAGTATAACTTGAAAGATTCTATTATGAGAGCACCATATGGTCAGCAATTGTTTGAAGGTATTGTGAACGATACCACAACTATTGCTCAATTAGAAGTTGTAAAGCAAAACTTAAAGAATGAAGGATTGACATATTTCAAGGATTTTGATGAGAAAAAGTTAGATGCGATTCTTTCTATAAATAATTATCATGCAGCGTATTCCGCTGTTGCGGAATATCCAAATCTTACTGTTCCAATGGGATATAAAGATTCAGGTGAACCAATAAGTTTAACATTCATAGGAAAGCCAAAAACAGAGTTTACATTACTCGAATTAGGTTTAGCCTTTGAAAAATTAACTCAAGTAAGAAAATTACCTAAAGACTATGAGTAA
- the rimO gene encoding 30S ribosomal protein S12 methylthiotransferase RimO translates to MRTKSTKQNKINVVTLGCSKNVYDSEVLMGQLKANGKNVVHEDPEDDGNIVVINTCGFIGKAKEESVDTILHYAQRKEAGEVDKVFVTGCLSERYKPDLEQEITNVDQYFGTHDLPNLLKVLEADYKHELIGERLTTTPQHYAYLKIAEGCDRPCSFCAIPLMRGKHKSTPIEELVIEATKLAESGIKEIMLIAQDLTYYGLDIYKKRALADLLKELVKVEGIEWIRLHYAFPSGFPMDVLDVMRDEPKVCNYLDIPLQHINTEILKSMKRGTTHEKTTNLIHKFREYVPNMAIRTTLIVGYPGETEEQFQELKDWVEEMRFERLGAFEYSHEENTGAYVLEDDVPADVKFRRVNEIMEVQSQISWELNQEKIGKTFRCLFDRKDGEYYYGRTEFDSPDVDNDVIVDAREHYIKLGEFIDIEIYDAGDFDLYGTPTVKQERPVPLNKRKK, encoded by the coding sequence ATGCGTACAAAATCTACAAAGCAAAATAAAATCAATGTAGTAACATTAGGTTGTTCTAAAAACGTTTACGATAGCGAAGTGTTAATGGGACAATTAAAAGCCAATGGTAAAAATGTAGTTCATGAAGATCCAGAAGATGATGGTAATATCGTTGTAATTAATACTTGTGGTTTTATTGGTAAAGCAAAAGAAGAAAGTGTAGATACAATTTTACACTATGCGCAACGTAAAGAGGCTGGTGAAGTTGATAAGGTTTTTGTTACGGGTTGTTTAAGTGAGCGTTATAAGCCAGATTTAGAGCAAGAAATTACAAATGTTGATCAATATTTTGGAACGCACGATTTACCAAACCTATTAAAGGTTTTAGAAGCAGATTATAAGCATGAATTAATTGGTGAGCGTTTAACAACAACTCCGCAGCATTATGCCTATTTGAAAATTGCTGAGGGATGTGATCGTCCATGTTCGTTTTGTGCAATTCCGTTAATGAGAGGTAAGCATAAATCTACTCCAATTGAAGAGTTGGTTATCGAAGCTACTAAACTAGCAGAATCTGGAATTAAGGAAATCATGTTAATTGCTCAAGATCTAACGTATTATGGTTTGGATATTTACAAGAAAAGAGCTTTAGCGGATTTATTAAAGGAGTTAGTTAAAGTAGAAGGAATTGAATGGATTCGTTTACATTATGCATTTCCAAGTGGGTTTCCAATGGATGTGTTAGATGTGATGAGAGATGAGCCAAAGGTTTGTAACTATTTAGATATTCCTTTACAACATATCAATACAGAGATTTTAAAGTCGATGAAACGTGGTACTACTCATGAAAAAACTACAAACTTAATTCACAAGTTTAGAGAGTATGTACCAAATATGGCAATTCGTACAACGTTAATTGTTGGTTATCCTGGAGAAACTGAGGAGCAATTCCAAGAATTAAAGGATTGGGTAGAAGAAATGCGATTTGAACGTTTAGGTGCTTTTGAATATTCACATGAAGAAAACACAGGAGCTTATGTTTTAGAGGATGATGTTCCTGCTGATGTGAAATTCCGAAGAGTGAATGAAATCATGGAAGTTCAGAGTCAAATTTCTTGGGAGTTGAATCAAGAAAAAATTGGAAAAACATTCCGTTGTTTATTTGACAGAAAAGATGGAGAATACTATTACGGAAGAACTGAGTTTGATTCTCCTGATGTTGATAATGATGTAATTGTGGATGCGAGAGAACACTACATCAAATTAGGTGAGTTCATCGATATTGAAATTTACGATGCTGGTGATTTTGATTTATACGGAACTCCAACAGTAAAACAAGAACGTCCTGTTCCTTTAAATAAGAGGAAAAAATAA